From a single Nocardioides sp. dk884 genomic region:
- a CDS encoding sec-independent translocase has translation MFGVGLAEAAVIAFVAVIVVGPERLPMLAKQAGQMLRKAKTFANAARDELREELGPEYADLELTDLDPRAIVRKHIVEAMEDPAPAAPKRRGLRPLAAGELPPYDAEAT, from the coding sequence GTGTTCGGGGTCGGGCTGGCCGAGGCGGCCGTCATCGCCTTCGTCGCGGTGATCGTGGTCGGCCCGGAGCGTCTGCCGATGCTCGCGAAGCAGGCCGGGCAGATGCTGCGCAAGGCGAAGACCTTCGCCAACGCCGCACGCGATGAGCTGCGCGAGGAGCTCGGCCCGGAGTACGCCGACCTCGAGCTGACCGACCTCGACCCCCGGGCGATCGTGCGCAAGCACATCGTCGAGGCCATGGAGGACCCCGCCCCCGCGGCCCCGAAGCGCCGGGGGCTGCGCCCGCTGGCCGCCGGCGAGCTCCCGCCGTACGACGCCGAGGCGACCTGA
- a CDS encoding magnesium transporter MgtE N-terminal domain-containing protein has protein sequence MSTTPSRVYAARLVGLPIFDPRGDQVGKVRDLVVSIRSEAHQPRVLGMVAEVFGRRRIFVPMTRVTNIDAGQVYTTGLLNMRRFEQRSTETLVIGQMLDRQVRVIPTGVVGTVYDVAMEQARNRDWVLSRVAVQEPAKGLRRRGQTYIVDWRDLEGLTRRDDSQGATQLLLALNEMRPADAANTIHALPAERRAAVVAALDDERLADVLEELPEEDQVEILSRLEDERAADVLEEMSADDAADLIAELPPETASALLELMEPEEAEDVRRLMSYLENTAGAMMTPEPVILGPDATVADALAHVRNPDLTPALAALVYVCRQPLETPTGRLLGVAHIQRLLREPPSTLVAGALDDSMENLRPAATIDEVAAHLATYNLVAAPVVDENGHLLGAVTVDDLLDHMLPEGWRDQAVRRG, from the coding sequence GTGAGCACCACGCCCTCCCGCGTCTATGCGGCACGTCTGGTCGGACTGCCGATCTTCGACCCTCGGGGCGACCAGGTCGGCAAGGTGCGCGACCTCGTGGTCTCGATCCGCTCGGAGGCACACCAGCCCCGTGTCCTGGGCATGGTCGCCGAGGTCTTCGGCCGGCGGCGGATCTTCGTCCCGATGACCCGGGTCACCAACATCGATGCCGGGCAGGTCTACACCACCGGCCTGCTCAACATGCGTCGCTTCGAGCAGCGCTCCACCGAGACGCTGGTGATCGGGCAGATGCTGGACCGGCAGGTGCGGGTGATCCCCACCGGCGTCGTCGGCACGGTGTACGACGTGGCGATGGAGCAGGCCCGCAACCGTGACTGGGTGCTGAGCCGGGTCGCCGTCCAGGAGCCCGCCAAGGGGCTGCGCCGACGCGGCCAGACCTACATCGTGGACTGGCGCGACCTGGAGGGGCTCACCCGCCGCGACGACAGCCAGGGCGCGACCCAGCTGCTGCTGGCCCTCAACGAGATGCGTCCCGCCGACGCCGCGAACACGATCCACGCGCTGCCCGCCGAGCGGCGCGCCGCGGTCGTGGCCGCCCTCGACGACGAGCGGCTGGCCGACGTCCTCGAGGAGCTCCCCGAGGAGGACCAGGTCGAGATCCTCAGCCGCCTGGAGGACGAGCGGGCCGCCGACGTGCTCGAGGAGATGTCGGCCGACGACGCCGCCGACCTGATCGCCGAGCTGCCCCCGGAGACCGCCTCCGCCCTGCTGGAGCTGATGGAGCCCGAGGAGGCCGAGGACGTCCGGCGGCTGATGTCGTACCTGGAGAACACCGCCGGCGCGATGATGACCCCGGAGCCGGTGATCCTCGGCCCGGACGCGACGGTGGCCGACGCGCTCGCCCACGTGCGCAACCCCGACCTGACCCCCGCGCTGGCGGCGCTGGTCTATGTCTGCCGTCAGCCGCTGGAGACCCCCACCGGGCGCCTGCTCGGGGTCGCCCACATCCAGCGGCTGCTCCGCGAGCCGCCCTCGACCCTGGTCGCGGGCGCCCTCGACGACTCGATGGAGAACCTGCGCCCCGCGGCCACCATCGACGAGGTCGCCGCGCACCTGGCGACCTACAACCTCGTCGCCGCGCCGGTCGTCGACGAGAACGGCCACCTGCTCGGCGCGGTCACCGTCGACGACCTGCTCGACCACATGCTGCCCGAGGGCTGGCGCGACCAGGCGGTGCGCCGTGGCTGA
- a CDS encoding aldehyde dehydrogenase family protein gives MRAPGADPRPCLIDGVAVPTAEAIDVLDPSTGRLLDRVARGGAEEIDRAVAAARAASPGWRARSAEARAGVLRRTGELIRRDLEDLAVLESHDTGKPLAQARADAAVAARYFEYYASVVEAFFGHTLPDLDGYLAWTRHEPYGVTGHIIPWNYPLQIGARTMAPALAVGNCLVVKPAEEAPLSVLRIGELALEAGLPPGVLNVVPGLGAEAGAALAAHPGIDHLSFIGSVPVGEEVAAAAARNIVPVALELGGKSPHVVMPDADLDLVVPTVVRALLQNAGQTCSAGSRLLVHVEVHEQLMERLDAALSAVRIGPGPADLDLGPLISARQLARVRGMVEVAAGDAEPRIGGPGRVPTPAEGFFFPPTVFDRVDPAAEIAREEVFGPVLATSVFKDAAEAVTLANGTAYGLIAAVWTTDLDTAHHLVAELRAGQVYVNAYGAGGGVELPFGGFGKSGYGREKGFEALAEMCQTKTVVVRVPPRRDPPDPDAR, from the coding sequence ATGAGGGCGCCCGGCGCGGACCCGCGGCCCTGCCTGATCGACGGCGTGGCGGTGCCGACCGCCGAGGCGATCGACGTGCTGGACCCCTCGACCGGGCGGCTGCTGGACCGGGTGGCCCGCGGCGGCGCCGAAGAGATCGACCGCGCGGTCGCGGCGGCCCGCGCGGCGTCGCCCGGCTGGCGTGCTCGGAGCGCGGAGGCCCGGGCGGGGGTGCTGCGGCGTACCGGGGAGCTGATCCGGCGCGACCTCGAGGACCTGGCCGTCCTGGAGAGCCACGACACCGGCAAACCGCTGGCCCAAGCGCGCGCCGACGCGGCCGTCGCCGCCCGCTACTTCGAGTACTACGCCTCGGTCGTGGAGGCGTTCTTCGGCCACACCCTGCCCGACCTGGACGGCTACCTGGCCTGGACGCGGCACGAGCCGTACGGCGTGACCGGGCACATCATCCCGTGGAACTACCCGCTGCAGATCGGCGCCCGCACGATGGCGCCGGCGCTCGCGGTCGGCAACTGCCTGGTCGTGAAGCCGGCCGAGGAGGCACCGCTGAGCGTGCTGCGGATCGGCGAGCTCGCCCTGGAGGCCGGCCTCCCGCCCGGTGTGCTCAACGTGGTGCCCGGGCTCGGGGCGGAGGCGGGTGCCGCGCTGGCCGCCCACCCCGGCATCGACCACCTCTCCTTCATCGGCTCGGTCCCGGTGGGGGAGGAGGTGGCCGCGGCCGCGGCGCGCAACATCGTGCCGGTCGCCCTCGAGCTCGGGGGCAAGTCCCCGCACGTCGTCATGCCCGACGCGGACCTCGACCTGGTGGTGCCGACGGTGGTGCGGGCGCTGCTGCAGAACGCCGGGCAGACCTGCTCGGCCGGCTCGCGGCTGCTGGTCCACGTCGAGGTGCACGAGCAGCTGATGGAGCGCCTGGACGCCGCGCTGTCGGCGGTGCGCATCGGGCCCGGGCCCGCGGACCTCGACCTCGGGCCGCTGATCTCGGCGCGGCAGCTGGCGCGGGTGCGGGGCATGGTCGAGGTGGCCGCGGGCGACGCGGAGCCCCGGATCGGCGGCCCCGGGCGGGTGCCGACCCCCGCCGAGGGCTTCTTCTTCCCGCCGACCGTCTTCGACCGGGTGGACCCGGCCGCTGAGATCGCCCGCGAGGAGGTGTTCGGCCCGGTGCTGGCGACCTCGGTGTTCAAGGACGCCGCGGAGGCGGTGACGCTGGCCAACGGCACGGCGTACGGCCTGATCGCGGCGGTGTGGACGACTGATCTGGACACCGCCCACCACCTGGTCGCCGAGCTGCGGGCCGGGCAGGTCTACGTCAACGCCTACGGCGCGGGCGGCGGGGTGGAGCTGCCGTTCGGCGGGTTCGGCAAGTCCGGCTACGGACGGGAGAAGGGCTTCGAGGCGCTCGCCGAGATGTGCCAGACCAAGACCGTGGTGGTGCGGGTCCCGCCTCGCCGCGACCCGCCCGATCCGGACGCGCGGTGA
- a CDS encoding Mrp/NBP35 family ATP-binding protein: MSTSLLEQVRAALATVNDPEIKRPITDLGMVDAVSVDDTGRVDVKVLLTVAGCPLKSTIERDVTAAVTKVPGISGVALELGVMDDEQRANLRTVLADGKAQREIPFAQPGSLTKVFAIASGKGGVGKSSVTVNLAVAMAGLGLKVGLVDADIYGHSVPAMLGIADARPTQVEDLIMPVPTPSGVSVISIGMLKPRRDQVVAWRGPMLDRALVQMLADVYWGDIDVLLLDLPPGTGDIAISLGQHLPSTEVVVVTTPQEAAAEVAERAGTMASMMHQRVVGVVENMSYLPCPHCAEEGKDHRLEIFGSGGGERVAATLSQRVGADVPLLGRIPLDTTLREGGDAGKPIVESNPTAPAALALSAIAERLAGRGRGLAGLQLGLTPTSKF; this comes from the coding sequence ATGAGCACCTCTCTGCTGGAGCAGGTCCGTGCCGCGCTCGCCACGGTCAACGACCCCGAGATCAAGCGGCCCATCACCGACCTCGGCATGGTCGACGCCGTCAGCGTCGACGACACCGGCAGGGTGGACGTCAAGGTGCTGCTGACCGTCGCCGGATGCCCGCTGAAGAGCACCATCGAGCGTGACGTCACCGCCGCGGTCACGAAGGTGCCCGGCATCTCCGGGGTCGCCCTCGAGCTCGGCGTGATGGACGACGAGCAGCGCGCCAACCTGCGCACCGTCCTCGCCGACGGCAAGGCGCAGCGGGAGATCCCCTTCGCCCAGCCCGGCTCGCTGACCAAGGTCTTCGCGATCGCCAGCGGCAAGGGCGGCGTCGGCAAGTCCTCGGTCACCGTCAACCTCGCGGTCGCGATGGCCGGTCTCGGCCTCAAGGTCGGCCTGGTCGACGCCGACATCTACGGCCACTCGGTCCCGGCCATGCTCGGCATCGCCGACGCCCGGCCCACCCAGGTCGAGGACCTGATCATGCCGGTCCCGACGCCGAGCGGCGTCTCGGTGATCTCCATCGGCATGCTCAAGCCGCGCCGCGACCAGGTCGTGGCCTGGCGTGGCCCGATGCTCGACCGGGCGCTCGTGCAGATGCTCGCCGACGTCTACTGGGGCGACATCGACGTCCTGCTCCTCGACCTCCCGCCGGGCACCGGCGACATCGCGATCTCGCTGGGCCAGCACCTCCCCAGCACCGAGGTGGTCGTGGTGACCACCCCGCAGGAGGCGGCCGCCGAGGTCGCCGAGCGCGCCGGCACGATGGCCTCGATGATGCACCAGCGCGTCGTGGGCGTCGTGGAGAACATGAGCTACCTCCCCTGCCCGCACTGCGCCGAGGAGGGCAAGGACCACCGCCTGGAGATCTTCGGCTCCGGCGGCGGCGAGCGGGTCGCCGCGACGCTGTCGCAGCGCGTCGGCGCCGACGTGCCGCTGCTCGGCCGGATCCCGCTGGACACCACCCTGCGCGAGGGCGGCGACGCCGGCAAGCCGATCGTGGAGAGCAACCCGACCGCCCCGGCCGCGCTCGCGCTGAGCGCCATCGCCGAGCGGCTGGCAGGTCGTGGCCGCGGTCTCGCCGGACTCCAGCTGGGGCTCACCCCGACCAGCAAGTTCTGA
- a CDS encoding alkaline phosphatase family protein, whose translation MTPNHPRPRRPLRAAAAALALLLLTSGLVLAAGPASAKRARLSEQPAAATVSRVATFNVLGHGHTTAKGNKPQYDPSGPRMTRAIQAIEAEGAEIVGFQEFERPQYTRFAALRGSTWGMFPNARGTNAQINNTIAWRKDRWSLVSGTHVNLPYFGGQMLPRPLVLLRHVQTGQLMYVFNTHNPASTRGPAQHLRDKAVRLMIKLVNDLRAQSPEIPVVVTGDMNDKPNFFCPFTAGTGMVAANGGSNVDGVCTLPPSPRIDWVLGTPDAPFTGYRVLQDAMVRKASDHPLISALVNLPAPAVQANPVERVVVLDVEGLTSRGVRKAGASAPHLARMQSEGAFTFNARTTVEKITGLPNLISMVTGRRVKATAEGHGVVWNRDTGATVQQASGRYVSSTFDLVHNFGLRTALLSTHPRTGLIARSWDAVNGGADPYGVDNGRNKIDTVLRLADDAALGRSLVSMLAGDAPEYTVAHLGSVATAGRTHGWHSKQYQAALTRVDRTIGSVLNTIAADERLRAGTVVIVTSDSGAQRKPGKPLRPVHYRVPLLVWGSNVVAGAELYSINPDYVSPGSQQVGYGARDQPIRTGVVANLANALLRLPAIPGSRFNANQAFNVFVGPS comes from the coding sequence ATGACCCCGAACCACCCCCGTCCCCGACGTCCCCTGCGCGCGGCAGCCGCCGCGCTCGCGCTGCTCCTCCTGACCTCGGGACTGGTCCTGGCCGCCGGGCCGGCGAGCGCCAAGCGCGCGCGCCTGAGCGAGCAGCCCGCCGCCGCCACCGTGTCGCGGGTCGCGACCTTCAACGTGCTCGGCCACGGCCACACCACCGCGAAGGGCAACAAGCCCCAGTACGACCCCAGCGGTCCGCGGATGACCCGGGCGATCCAGGCCATCGAGGCCGAGGGCGCCGAGATCGTCGGCTTCCAGGAGTTCGAGCGCCCGCAGTACACGCGGTTCGCGGCGCTGCGAGGCTCGACGTGGGGCATGTTCCCGAACGCACGCGGCACCAACGCCCAGATCAACAACACGATCGCGTGGCGCAAGGACCGCTGGAGCCTGGTCTCCGGCACCCACGTGAACCTGCCCTACTTCGGCGGTCAGATGCTGCCGCGTCCGCTGGTGCTGCTGCGCCACGTCCAGACCGGTCAGCTGATGTACGTCTTCAACACCCACAACCCCGCCAGCACCCGCGGCCCGGCCCAGCACCTGCGCGACAAGGCGGTGCGGCTGATGATCAAGCTCGTCAACGACCTGCGTGCGCAGTCCCCGGAGATCCCGGTCGTCGTCACCGGCGACATGAACGACAAGCCCAACTTCTTCTGCCCCTTCACCGCGGGCACCGGCATGGTCGCCGCGAACGGCGGCAGCAACGTGGACGGCGTGTGCACGCTGCCTCCCTCCCCGCGCATCGACTGGGTGCTGGGCACCCCCGACGCGCCCTTCACCGGCTACCGGGTGCTCCAGGACGCCATGGTCCGCAAGGCCAGCGACCACCCGCTGATCTCCGCGCTGGTCAACCTGCCCGCTCCGGCGGTCCAGGCGAACCCGGTCGAGCGCGTCGTCGTCCTCGACGTCGAGGGCCTGACCTCCCGCGGGGTGCGCAAGGCCGGCGCGAGCGCGCCGCACCTGGCCCGGATGCAGAGCGAAGGAGCCTTCACCTTCAATGCCCGCACCACGGTGGAGAAGATCACCGGTCTGCCGAACCTCATCAGCATGGTGACCGGGCGCCGGGTGAAGGCCACCGCGGAGGGCCACGGCGTCGTGTGGAACCGCGACACCGGCGCCACCGTCCAGCAGGCCTCCGGCCGCTACGTCTCCAGCACCTTCGACCTGGTCCACAACTTCGGGCTGCGCACCGCGCTGCTGTCCACCCACCCCCGCACCGGCCTCATCGCCCGCAGCTGGGACGCCGTCAACGGCGGCGCCGACCCGTACGGCGTGGACAACGGCCGCAACAAGATCGACACCGTCCTGCGCCTCGCCGACGACGCGGCGCTGGGCCGCAGCCTGGTCTCGATGCTCGCCGGCGACGCCCCGGAGTACACCGTCGCGCACCTCGGCTCGGTGGCGACCGCCGGGCGCACCCACGGCTGGCACAGCAAGCAGTACCAGGCCGCGCTCACCCGGGTGGACCGCACCATCGGCTCGGTCCTCAACACGATCGCGGCCGACGAGCGACTGCGGGCGGGCACGGTCGTCATCGTGACCTCCGACTCCGGCGCCCAGCGCAAGCCCGGGAAGCCGCTGCGCCCCGTGCACTACCGGGTGCCGCTGCTGGTGTGGGGCAGCAACGTGGTCGCCGGCGCCGAGCTCTACTCGATCAACCCCGACTACGTCTCGCCGGGCAGCCAGCAGGTCGGGTACGGCGCCCGGGACCAGCCGATCCGCACCGGTGTGGTCGCGAACCTGGCCAACGCCCTGCTGCGCCTGCCGGCGATCCCCGGCAGCCGGTTCAACGCCAACCAGGCCTTCAACGTCTTCGTCGGGCCCAGCTGA
- a CDS encoding FmdB family zinc ribbon protein, with product MPTYDYRCGHGHRFERLVPISDRDGQCCPACGATGTRLPGAAAIGGVASAGLSREQMPQTWKGTGGADREYVRHLRRQWDGRQRLEEKYPELAGDRRPVVAHEGRYHDAPLRAGDTPLPASAPTSED from the coding sequence GTGCCCACCTACGACTACCGCTGCGGCCACGGCCACCGCTTCGAGCGGCTGGTCCCGATCAGCGACCGCGACGGCCAGTGCTGCCCGGCGTGCGGCGCGACCGGGACCCGCCTGCCCGGGGCAGCGGCGATCGGTGGGGTCGCCAGCGCCGGGCTCTCGCGCGAGCAGATGCCGCAGACCTGGAAGGGCACGGGCGGGGCGGACCGGGAGTACGTCCGGCACCTGCGCCGGCAGTGGGACGGGCGCCAGCGCCTCGAGGAGAAGTACCCCGAGCTGGCCGGGGACCGGCGTCCGGTGGTCGCCCACGAGGGGCGCTACCACGACGCGCCGCTACGGGCCGGCGACACCCCGCTGCCCGCCTCGGCGCCGACCAGCGAGGACTGA
- a CDS encoding class I adenylate-forming enzyme family protein produces MSAAAERPWLSLYREGTPASIVPEHRTVLEAFRATVGRDPEAVAIRYFDGALSFAELDARSDALAAALLARGFEPGDRIAVYLQNDPALAVGYLAAWKAGGAAVAVNPMNRHGELAYLLQDSGATALLCLAELHESVAAQVLAEEEHRVRTVITCSPREDQTRDDPRVLPDDVARPVGTLDLRALLAEHAGAAPTLPAPGPDDVAVLTYTSGTTGRPKGAVNTQANLAFNAQTYRDWVGLDTDDVVLGVAPLFHITGMVGHLCVALLTGCPLVLTHRFEPQVVLEAIREHRPTFTVGAITVFLALGGAEGSTREDWSSLRAVYSGGAPIAPAVTDRFEEQTGLYIHNIYGLTETTSPSHAVPLGTRAPVDPRSGALSVGVPVFDTTVRILAPDGSEAPVGELGEIATSGPGVVPGYWERPDATAESLPGGELRTGDVGFMDEAGWFYLVDRLKDMINAAGYKVWPREVEDVLYGHPAVQEAAVVGVPDDYRGESVKAYVSLRPGATLSAEELVDWARERMAAYKYPRSVEFLEELPKTTTGKILRRQLRDGTT; encoded by the coding sequence GTGAGCGCCGCCGCCGAGCGGCCGTGGCTCTCGCTGTACCGCGAGGGCACCCCGGCCTCGATCGTGCCGGAGCACCGCACGGTGCTGGAGGCGTTCCGGGCCACCGTCGGGCGTGACCCCGAGGCGGTCGCGATCCGCTACTTCGACGGTGCGCTGAGCTTCGCCGAGCTCGACGCGCGCTCCGATGCCCTGGCCGCCGCGCTCCTCGCGCGTGGCTTCGAGCCGGGGGACCGGATCGCTGTCTACCTGCAGAACGACCCGGCGCTCGCGGTCGGCTACCTCGCGGCCTGGAAGGCCGGCGGCGCCGCGGTGGCGGTCAACCCGATGAACCGGCACGGTGAGCTGGCCTACCTGCTGCAGGACTCCGGCGCCACCGCGCTGCTGTGCCTGGCCGAGCTGCACGAGAGCGTCGCCGCGCAGGTGCTGGCCGAGGAGGAGCACCGGGTGCGCACCGTGATCACCTGCTCCCCGCGCGAGGACCAGACCCGCGACGACCCGCGGGTGCTGCCCGACGACGTCGCGCGCCCGGTCGGCACGCTCGACCTGCGCGCGCTGCTCGCCGAGCACGCCGGAGCCGCCCCGACGCTGCCCGCCCCGGGACCCGACGACGTGGCCGTGCTGACCTACACCTCCGGCACGACCGGGCGGCCCAAGGGGGCGGTGAACACCCAGGCCAACCTCGCCTTCAACGCCCAGACCTACCGCGACTGGGTCGGCCTCGACACCGACGACGTCGTGCTGGGCGTCGCCCCGCTGTTCCACATCACCGGGATGGTCGGGCACCTGTGCGTCGCGCTGCTCACCGGCTGCCCCCTGGTGCTCACCCACCGCTTCGAGCCGCAGGTGGTCCTCGAGGCGATCCGCGAGCACCGCCCGACGTTCACGGTCGGTGCGATCACGGTGTTCCTCGCGCTGGGCGGCGCCGAGGGCTCGACCCGGGAGGACTGGTCCTCGCTGCGTGCCGTCTACTCCGGCGGGGCGCCGATCGCGCCCGCGGTGACCGACCGCTTCGAGGAGCAGACGGGGCTCTACATCCACAACATCTACGGGCTCACCGAGACCACCAGTCCGTCGCACGCCGTACCGCTGGGCACACGGGCGCCGGTCGACCCGCGCTCGGGGGCGCTGTCGGTGGGGGTGCCGGTCTTCGACACCACGGTGCGGATCCTCGCCCCGGACGGCAGCGAGGCCCCGGTCGGGGAGCTCGGCGAGATCGCGACCTCAGGGCCGGGCGTGGTGCCCGGCTACTGGGAGCGCCCCGACGCCACGGCCGAGTCGCTGCCGGGCGGCGAGCTGCGCACCGGCGACGTCGGCTTCATGGACGAGGCCGGGTGGTTCTATCTCGTCGACCGGCTCAAGGACATGATCAACGCGGCCGGCTACAAGGTCTGGCCCCGCGAGGTGGAGGACGTGCTCTACGGCCATCCCGCGGTGCAGGAGGCGGCGGTCGTCGGGGTGCCCGACGACTACCGAGGCGAGAGCGTCAAGGCGTACGTCTCGCTGCGGCCCGGCGCCACCCTGAGCGCCGAGGAGCTTGTGGACTGGGCGCGCGAGCGGATGGCGGCCTACAAGTACCCCCGCTCGGTGGAGTTCCTCGAGGAGCTGCCGAAGACGACCACCGGCAAGATCCTGCGCCGCCAGCTGCGCGACGGCACCACCTGA
- a CDS encoding endonuclease/exonuclease/phosphatase family protein translates to MLVWAGSRGSAPEEYVARVLPAPDAPSSPSESAGPPPPQRIVPGVRFVRAPDPAKQRRARELRRLAEAEALADQQFSFRVSSFNILGHGHTTARGNKPGYADGPQRMRWAIDIMNGAGISVAGLQEYETPQHQVLVSTPGWEVFPGLQLGNPALANSIVWRSEVWELVEGHTIDIPYFGGAPKPMPYALLRHRESGREVWFANFHNPASTRGPAGHLRAEATRRETELAARLTADGTPLVLTGDMNDKADFFCTMTRGAPMRAANGGSTGSTCSLPPDPRIDWIMGSLDITFSDYAADRGGLVARTTDHPFVHATATVG, encoded by the coding sequence ATGCTGGTGTGGGCCGGTAGTCGCGGCAGCGCCCCGGAGGAGTACGTCGCCCGGGTCCTGCCCGCGCCCGATGCTCCCTCGAGCCCCAGCGAGAGCGCCGGTCCGCCACCGCCTCAGCGCATCGTGCCCGGGGTGCGCTTCGTCCGCGCCCCGGACCCGGCGAAGCAGAGGCGCGCCCGCGAGCTGCGCCGCCTCGCCGAGGCCGAGGCGCTGGCCGACCAGCAGTTCAGCTTCCGGGTCAGCTCCTTCAACATCCTCGGCCACGGCCACACCACCGCCCGCGGCAACAAGCCCGGCTACGCCGACGGCCCGCAGCGCATGCGCTGGGCCATCGACATCATGAACGGCGCCGGGATCTCGGTGGCGGGGCTGCAGGAGTACGAGACGCCCCAGCACCAGGTGCTGGTCTCGACCCCGGGCTGGGAGGTCTTCCCGGGTCTGCAGCTCGGCAACCCCGCCCTGGCCAACTCCATCGTGTGGCGCAGCGAGGTCTGGGAGCTCGTCGAGGGCCACACGATCGACATCCCCTACTTCGGCGGTGCGCCCAAGCCGATGCCGTACGCCCTGCTGCGCCACCGCGAGAGCGGACGCGAGGTGTGGTTCGCGAACTTCCACAACCCGGCGAGCACCCGCGGCCCGGCCGGGCACCTGCGTGCCGAGGCGACCCGGCGCGAGACCGAGCTGGCCGCGCGCCTCACCGCCGACGGCACCCCGCTGGTGCTGACCGGCGACATGAACGACAAGGCCGACTTCTTCTGCACGATGACCCGCGGCGCTCCGATGCGCGCGGCCAACGGCGGCTCGACCGGCAGCACCTGCTCGCTGCCGCCGGACCCCAGGATCGACTGGATCATGGGCTCGCTCGACATCACCTTCAGCGACTACGCGGCCGACCGCGGCGGGCTGGTGGCGCGCACCACCGACCACCCGTTCGTGCACGCCACCGCCACCGTCGGCTGA
- a CDS encoding DUF1003 domain-containing protein, with protein MAESRGTRSARLDTPRETRRTLMRRPSYDSDTFGVFAEQFARFMGTARFLIWMTVFVSVWIFWNWLAPDSWKWDSYPYIFLTLILSLQASYAAPLILLAQNRQEARDRVIAEQDRQADARAHADMEFLAREVASLRMGVSEVVTRDYLRSELRALLHELDERADERADDQAGDRDEDRGGPPGSVQRTNDGAQPPTT; from the coding sequence GTGGCTGAGTCCCGCGGCACCCGCTCCGCTCGCCTGGACACCCCGCGCGAGACCCGGCGGACCCTGATGCGGCGCCCGTCGTACGACTCCGACACCTTCGGGGTCTTCGCCGAGCAGTTCGCCCGGTTCATGGGCACCGCACGGTTCCTGATCTGGATGACGGTCTTCGTCTCGGTCTGGATCTTCTGGAACTGGCTGGCCCCGGACTCCTGGAAGTGGGACAGCTATCCCTACATCTTCCTCACCCTGATCCTCAGCCTGCAGGCCTCCTACGCGGCGCCGCTGATCCTGCTGGCGCAGAACCGCCAGGAGGCCCGCGACCGGGTGATCGCCGAGCAGGACCGGCAGGCCGACGCGCGCGCACACGCCGACATGGAGTTCCTGGCCCGCGAGGTCGCCTCGCTGCGGATGGGCGTCAGCGAGGTCGTCACCCGCGACTACCTGCGCTCGGAGCTGCGCGCCCTGCTCCACGAGCTCGACGAGCGCGCGGACGAACGCGCCGACGACCAGGCCGGGGACCGCGACGAGGACCGGGGCGGCCCACCGGGATCGGTGCAGCGCACCAATGACGGCGCACAGCCGCCCACCACCTAG